A window of the Lactuca sativa cultivar Salinas chromosome 7, Lsat_Salinas_v11, whole genome shotgun sequence genome harbors these coding sequences:
- the LOC111894090 gene encoding protein PELPK1-like — protein sequence MASTSYLYIFAIALFSITTNEMCFASRNLLQATTFPTLPQPQIPTIPTMPQPQIPTIPTMPQPQMPTIPTLPLPQIPSIPNMPKVSLPPLPSMPTIPNFPTTLPNIPFFAPPPSKK from the coding sequence ATGGCTTCCACCTCCTACCTTTACATTTTTGCAATTGCACTATTCTCAATTACAACAAATGAGATGTGTTTTGCTTCCCGCAATTTGCTGCAAGCAACCACATTCCCGACACTGCCACAACCACAGATACCAACAATCCCGACAATGCCACAGCCACAGATACCAACAATCCCGACAATGCCACAACCACAAATGCCCACCATCCCCACACTGCCACTACCACAAATACCCAGCATCCCTAACATGCCCAAAGTTTCATTGCCTCCATTGCCTTCTATGCCTACCATCCCTAACTTTCCAACAACTCTTCCCAATATTCCTTTCTTTGCTCCACCACCTTCCAAGAAGTAG